One segment of Pseudomonas sp. FP2196 DNA contains the following:
- a CDS encoding sulfate ABC transporter substrate-binding protein, which produces MKKLFGASLLAAGLAFGSVAQAAPTLLNVSYDVMRDFYKDYNTAFQKHWQAEHNENITVQMSFGGSSKQARSVIDGLPADVITMNMATDINALADNGKLVPDNWVTRLPNNSAPFTSATVFIVRKGNPKALKDWPDLLKDGVQVIVPNPKTSGNGRYTYLSAWGYVLKNGGDENKAKDFVGKLFKQAPVLDTGGRAATTTFMTNQIGDVLVTFENEAEMIAREFGRDQFEVISPSVSAEAEPPVSVVDKVVDKKGSRAAADEYLKYLWSPEGQEIAAANYLRPRDPAVLAKYTDRFPKVDFLSVEKTFGDWRTVQKTHFNDGGVFDQIYSGQ; this is translated from the coding sequence GTGAAAAAACTCTTTGGCGCCTCACTTCTCGCCGCCGGTCTTGCGTTCGGCAGCGTGGCTCAAGCCGCACCGACTCTGCTGAACGTTTCCTACGACGTGATGCGCGATTTCTACAAGGACTACAACACTGCGTTCCAGAAACACTGGCAAGCCGAGCACAACGAAAACATCACCGTGCAGATGTCCTTCGGCGGTTCGAGCAAGCAAGCGCGTTCGGTGATCGATGGCCTGCCCGCTGACGTCATCACCATGAACATGGCGACCGACATCAATGCCCTCGCCGACAACGGCAAACTGGTCCCGGACAACTGGGTCACGCGCCTGCCGAACAACAGCGCGCCGTTCACCTCGGCCACCGTGTTCATCGTGCGCAAGGGCAACCCGAAAGCCCTGAAAGACTGGCCGGACCTGCTCAAGGACGGCGTGCAAGTGATCGTGCCGAACCCGAAAACCTCGGGCAATGGCCGCTACACCTACCTCTCGGCATGGGGCTATGTGCTAAAGAACGGCGGTGACGAGAACAAGGCCAAGGACTTCGTCGGCAAACTGTTCAAGCAAGCGCCAGTGCTGGATACCGGTGGCCGCGCCGCGACCACCACGTTCATGACCAACCAGATCGGCGACGTGCTGGTGACCTTCGAGAACGAAGCCGAAATGATCGCCCGCGAATTTGGTCGTGATCAGTTCGAAGTGATCTCCCCAAGTGTCTCCGCCGAAGCCGAGCCACCGGTGTCGGTGGTCGACAAAGTCGTCGACAAGAAAGGTTCGCGTGCAGCGGCTGATGAGTACCTGAAATACCTGTGGTCGCCGGAAGGTCAGGAAATTGCTGCCGCCAACTACCTGCGTCCGCGTGACCCGGCGGTGTTGGCGAAGTACACCGACCGTTTCCCGAAAGTCGACTTTTTGTCGGTGGAGAAAACCTTTGGTGACTGGCGCACCGTGCAGAAGACGCACTTCAATGATGGCGGGGTGTTTGATCAGATTTACTCGGGCCAGTAA
- a CDS encoding ion transporter gives MDSSNNWRERLYVMIFQSDTLAGRRFDGILLLIILASLVIVMLDSIDSIHQNYADVLAYIEWGFTIIFLGEYILRLYCSPKPLRYAFSFYGLVDLLAIVPGILALYYSDAQYLLIIRIIRMLRIFRVLKLSPYLKQANYLMSALRGSKQKIVVFLVSVCTLVTVFGTLMYVIEGPEHGFTSIPKGIYWAIVTLTTVGFGDIVPKTPLGQVISSLVMITGYSIIAVPTGIFTAELANAMRGEQLQHDCPVCKKNSHEHGAAFCSRCGNQLFKKME, from the coding sequence ATGGACAGCAGCAACAACTGGCGTGAACGGCTTTACGTCATGATTTTCCAGAGCGACACCCTCGCCGGGCGGCGCTTCGACGGCATTCTGCTGTTGATCATCCTCGCCAGTCTGGTGATCGTGATGCTCGACAGTATCGACAGCATCCACCAGAACTACGCCGACGTGCTGGCCTACATCGAGTGGGGCTTCACGATCATCTTTCTCGGTGAGTACATCCTGCGTCTGTATTGCTCACCGAAGCCGCTGCGCTATGCCTTCAGTTTTTATGGGCTGGTGGATTTGCTGGCGATCGTGCCCGGCATCCTCGCGTTGTATTACAGCGATGCGCAGTACCTGCTGATCATCCGCATTATCCGGATGCTGCGGATTTTCCGCGTGCTCAAGCTCAGCCCGTACCTCAAGCAAGCCAACTATTTGATGTCGGCACTGCGCGGCAGCAAGCAGAAAATCGTGGTGTTTCTGGTCAGCGTCTGCACCCTGGTGACGGTGTTCGGCACGTTGATGTACGTGATCGAAGGCCCGGAACACGGATTCACCAGCATTCCCAAAGGCATCTATTGGGCTATCGTGACCCTGACCACAGTGGGCTTCGGCGACATCGTGCCGAAGACACCGCTGGGTCAGGTAATTTCGTCGCTGGTAATGATCACCGGTTACTCGATCATCGCCGTGCCGACCGGGATTTTCACCGCAGAACTGGCCAATGCCATGCGCGGCGAACAGCTGCAACACGACTGCCCGGTGTGCAAGAAAAACAGCCATGAACACGGCGCTGCGTTTTGCTCACGCTGTGGCAATCAACTATTCAAGAAAATGGAATAA
- a CDS encoding urea transporter, with amino-acid sequence MPANHFNTLCPDWAEALLNGFSQIFLQRHPLCGLLCLLAILLTAPVLFAGALLGAVAGLLTAQRRNYAKADRQAGLFSYNGVLLGLLLSLYFPWSPLLPPLILAAGGLSAMVTQQWLKRVRLSQSMPAYTAPFVSMSWVLLCFAEPSAPTAHIEMTTLNLLAAELRGLGQVMFLDHPLAGALIATGLLFADRRAFGWALLASAVGLGSSLLHHETSAALLGLGSYNAVLAALAFSAQRQQPWLPLLGIVVALLVTPLFAAIGLATLTAPFILACWLIRAGIQMLGKATVDSASCAHGENQPRLR; translated from the coding sequence ATGCCTGCCAATCATTTCAACACCCTCTGCCCCGACTGGGCCGAGGCCTTGCTCAACGGTTTCAGTCAGATATTCCTTCAGCGCCATCCGCTGTGCGGCCTGCTGTGCCTGTTGGCGATCCTGCTGACAGCACCGGTGCTGTTCGCCGGAGCGCTGCTCGGTGCCGTTGCCGGCCTGCTTACTGCACAGCGGCGCAACTACGCCAAGGCTGATCGTCAGGCCGGACTGTTCAGCTACAACGGCGTCTTGCTCGGCCTGTTGCTGAGCCTGTATTTCCCGTGGTCGCCGCTGCTGCCGCCGCTGATTCTTGCTGCCGGCGGCTTGAGCGCGATGGTCACGCAGCAATGGCTCAAACGCGTGCGGCTCAGCCAATCGATGCCCGCCTACACCGCGCCCTTCGTGAGCATGAGCTGGGTGCTGCTGTGCTTTGCCGAGCCGTCCGCGCCGACAGCACACATCGAAATGACAACGCTGAATCTGCTCGCCGCCGAACTCAGAGGGTTGGGCCAAGTGATGTTCCTCGATCATCCGCTGGCGGGTGCGTTGATCGCCACTGGTTTGCTGTTCGCTGATCGTCGTGCTTTCGGCTGGGCTTTGCTGGCGTCTGCCGTCGGCCTCGGTTCGAGCCTGTTGCACCACGAAACCAGCGCGGCACTGCTCGGCCTCGGCAGTTACAACGCCGTACTTGCCGCCCTCGCCTTCAGTGCCCAGCGCCAACAACCGTGGTTGCCGCTGCTCGGCATTGTTGTGGCGCTACTGGTCACGCCGCTGTTCGCCGCCATCGGTCTGGCCACGCTGACCGCGCCGTTTATCCTCGCCTGCTGGCTGATCCGCGCCGGTATCCAGATGCTCGGCAAAGCCACGGTCGACAGTGCGTCTTGCGCTCATGGGGAGAATCAACCTAGGCTGCGCTGA
- the pyk gene encoding pyruvate kinase — MTPDKKVKILATLGPAVDGIDDIRELVEAGVNIFRLNFSHGDHADHAKRYQWIREVERQLNYPLGILMDLQGPKLRVGKFADGKVQLHRGQAFRLDLDATPGDERRVNLPHPEIIAALEAGMDLLLDDGKLRLRVVTKYSDAIDTTVLNGGELSDRKGVNVPQAVLDLSPLTAKDRRDLSFGLELGVDWVALSFVQRPQDMLEARELIGDKAFLMAKIEKPSAVEQLREIAELSDAIMVARGDLGVEVPAESVPQIQKNIITTCRELGKPVVVATQMLESMRFSPAPTRAEVTDVANAVAEGADAVMLSAETASGEYPLEAVQMMSKIIRQVENGPDYQTQLDVSRPKAEATVSDAISCAIRRISNVLPVAVLVNYSESGASTLRAARERPKAPILNLTPNLQTARRLSVAWGIHSVVNDRLRQVDEVCSTALEIAQAQGMAQRGDTLLITAGVPFGQPGSTNSLRIETLI; from the coding sequence ATGACGCCTGATAAAAAGGTCAAAATCCTCGCCACCCTCGGGCCTGCGGTCGACGGCATCGACGACATCCGCGAGCTGGTCGAGGCCGGGGTCAACATCTTCCGCCTCAACTTCAGCCACGGCGACCACGCCGACCACGCCAAGCGCTATCAGTGGATCCGCGAAGTCGAGCGTCAGCTCAATTATCCGCTGGGCATTCTGATGGACTTGCAAGGGCCGAAACTGCGCGTCGGCAAGTTTGCTGACGGCAAAGTCCAGTTGCATCGCGGTCAGGCGTTTCGCCTCGATCTGGACGCGACACCGGGCGATGAACGCCGGGTGAACCTGCCGCATCCGGAGATCATCGCGGCGCTGGAGGCCGGCATGGATCTGCTGCTCGACGACGGCAAGCTGCGTCTGCGCGTGGTGACCAAGTACTCCGACGCGATCGACACCACCGTTCTCAACGGCGGCGAACTGTCCGACCGTAAAGGTGTGAACGTTCCGCAAGCAGTGCTCGACCTGAGCCCACTGACCGCCAAGGATCGTCGCGACCTGAGCTTCGGTCTGGAGCTGGGCGTGGACTGGGTCGCGTTGTCGTTCGTGCAGCGTCCACAAGACATGCTCGAAGCCCGCGAGCTGATCGGCGACAAGGCTTTCCTGATGGCGAAAATCGAGAAGCCGTCGGCCGTCGAGCAACTGCGCGAAATCGCCGAACTGAGCGACGCGATCATGGTGGCCCGTGGCGACCTTGGCGTCGAAGTGCCGGCCGAGAGCGTGCCGCAGATTCAGAAAAACATCATCACCACTTGCCGCGAACTGGGTAAACCGGTGGTGGTGGCGACGCAGATGCTGGAATCGATGCGCTTCTCCCCTGCCCCGACCCGCGCCGAGGTTACCGACGTCGCCAACGCCGTGGCCGAAGGCGCCGATGCGGTGATGCTGTCGGCGGAAACCGCGTCCGGCGAATACCCGCTGGAAGCCGTGCAGATGATGAGCAAGATCATCCGCCAGGTTGAGAACGGCCCGGATTATCAGACCCAACTCGACGTCAGCCGGCCGAAAGCCGAAGCGACGGTTTCCGATGCGATCAGCTGCGCGATCCGGCGTATCAGCAACGTGCTGCCGGTGGCGGTGCTGGTCAACTACAGCGAATCGGGCGCCTCCACTTTGCGCGCAGCGCGGGAGCGGCCAAAAGCGCCGATCCTTAACCTGACGCCGAACTTGCAGACTGCGCGCCGTTTGAGCGTGGCCTGGGGGATTCACTCGGTGGTCAATGATCGCCTGCGTCAGGTCGACGAGGTGTGTTCGACCGCGCTGGAAATTGCCCAGGCGCAGGGGATGGCCCAGCGTGGTGACACGCTGCTGATCACCGCCGGTGTGCCGTTCGGGCAGCCGGGGTCGACCAACTCGCTGCGTATCGAAACATTGATTTAG
- a CDS encoding glycerate kinase produces MSVDPQQLLRELFATAIDAAHPQQVLEAHLPTDRTGRVIVIGAGKAAAAMAQVVERCWQGEVSGLVVTRYGHGAPCEKIEVVEAAHPVPDAAGLAVAKRVLDLVSNLTEDDRVIFLLSGGGSALLALPAEGITLADKQSINKALLKSGATIGEMNCVRKHLSAIKGGRLGKACWPATVYTYAISDVPGDLATVIASGPTVADPSTSAEALAIIKRYGIEIPASVRNWLQSPESETVKPGDPSLARSHFQLIARPQQSLDAAAVKCRQAGFSTLILGDLEGESREVAKVHAGIARQIINHGQPLAAPCVILSGGETTVTVRGHGRGGRNAEFLLSLTDSLKGQPGVYALAGDTDGIDGSEDNAGAIMTPDSYAHAAALGLSASDELDNNNGYGYFAALDALIVTEPTRTNVNDFRAILILENSKS; encoded by the coding sequence ATGTCGGTCGATCCGCAACAACTGCTGCGCGAGCTGTTTGCCACAGCCATTGACGCGGCCCATCCGCAGCAAGTCCTCGAAGCCCATCTGCCCACTGATCGCACCGGTCGCGTGATTGTCATCGGCGCCGGCAAAGCCGCTGCCGCCATGGCGCAAGTGGTCGAGCGCTGCTGGCAGGGTGAAGTGTCCGGTCTGGTAGTGACCCGTTACGGGCACGGCGCCCCGTGCGAAAAAATCGAAGTGGTCGAGGCGGCGCATCCGGTGCCGGACGCTGCCGGTCTGGCCGTGGCCAAACGTGTGCTGGACCTGGTCAGCAACCTGACGGAAGACGACCGCGTGATTTTCCTGCTGTCCGGCGGCGGTTCCGCCCTGCTGGCCCTGCCGGCCGAAGGCATCACCCTCGCCGACAAGCAATCGATCAACAAAGCCCTGCTCAAATCCGGCGCGACCATCGGCGAGATGAACTGTGTGCGCAAGCACCTCTCGGCGATCAAGGGCGGCCGTCTCGGCAAGGCCTGCTGGCCGGCGACTGTTTATACCTATGCGATTTCCGATGTACCGGGCGACCTCGCTACGGTCATCGCTTCCGGCCCGACCGTGGCCGACCCAAGCACATCCGCCGAAGCGCTGGCGATCATCAAGCGCTACGGCATCGAGATCCCGGCATCCGTGCGCAACTGGTTGCAAAGCCCTGAGTCGGAAACCGTCAAACCCGGTGATCCGAGCCTGGCCCGCAGTCACTTCCAGTTGATCGCCCGTCCGCAGCAATCGCTGGACGCCGCCGCGGTGAAATGCCGTCAGGCCGGTTTCAGCACACTGATCCTCGGCGACCTGGAAGGTGAGTCCCGCGAGGTGGCGAAAGTCCACGCCGGTATCGCCCGTCAGATCATCAACCATGGCCAGCCACTGGCCGCGCCTTGCGTGATTCTCTCCGGTGGCGAAACCACCGTCACCGTGCGCGGCCATGGCCGTGGCGGACGCAACGCCGAATTCCTCCTCAGCCTCACCGACAGCCTCAAGGGCCAGCCCGGTGTCTACGCCCTGGCCGGTGACACCGACGGCATCGACGGCTCGGAAGACAACGCCGGCGCAATCATGACCCCGGACAGCTACGCCCACGCCGCCGCCCTCGGTTTGAGCGCCAGCGACGAACTGGATAACAACAACGGCTACGGCTATTTCGCCGCGCTCGATGCGCTGATCGTCACCGAGCCGACCCGCACCAACGTCAACGACTTCCGCGCCATCCTGATCCTCGAGAACTCTAAATCATGA
- a CDS encoding 2-hydroxy-3-oxopropionate reductase gives MAKIGFIGTGIMGHPMAANLQKAGHSLFLSAHHDAAPADLVAAGAVALANPREVAQEAEFIIVMVPDTPQVEDVLFRADGVAAGIGKGKIVIDMSSISPTATKAFAAKINEKGAQYLDAPVSGGEVGAKAATLSIMIGGDADAFERALPLFQAMGKNITLVGGNGDGQTAKVANQIIVALNIQAVAEALLFASKNGADPAKVREALMGGFASSKILEVHGERMIKGTFDPGFRISLHQKDLNLALQGAKELNINLPNTANAQQVFSTCAAIGGSNWDHSALIKGLEHMANFSIRDKK, from the coding sequence ATGGCTAAAATCGGATTTATCGGCACCGGCATCATGGGCCACCCAATGGCGGCGAACCTGCAGAAAGCCGGCCACAGCCTGTTCCTGTCGGCGCACCACGACGCCGCGCCTGCCGACCTGGTTGCCGCTGGCGCCGTCGCTTTGGCCAACCCGCGCGAAGTGGCGCAGGAAGCAGAATTCATCATCGTCATGGTTCCGGATACCCCGCAGGTCGAGGACGTGCTGTTCCGCGCCGACGGCGTGGCTGCCGGTATCGGCAAAGGCAAAATCGTCATCGACATGAGCTCGATCTCGCCGACTGCCACCAAGGCGTTCGCCGCGAAGATCAACGAGAAAGGCGCGCAATACCTCGACGCGCCAGTGTCCGGCGGTGAAGTCGGCGCCAAAGCCGCGACCCTGAGCATCATGATCGGTGGCGACGCCGATGCCTTCGAACGCGCATTGCCGCTGTTCCAGGCCATGGGCAAGAACATCACTCTGGTCGGTGGCAATGGCGACGGTCAGACCGCCAAGGTCGCCAACCAGATCATCGTTGCCCTGAACATCCAGGCCGTCGCCGAAGCCCTGCTGTTCGCTTCGAAAAACGGTGCCGATCCGGCCAAGGTGCGTGAAGCGCTGATGGGTGGTTTCGCCTCTTCGAAGATCCTCGAAGTGCACGGCGAGCGCATGATCAAAGGCACTTTCGATCCGGGCTTCCGTATCAGCCTGCACCAGAAGGACCTGAACCTGGCCCTGCAAGGCGCCAAGGAGCTGAACATCAACCTGCCGAACACCGCCAACGCCCAGCAAGTGTTCAGCACCTGCGCGGCCATCGGTGGCAGCAACTGGGATCACTCAGCGCTGATCAAGGGCCTGGAACACATGGCCAACTTCTCGATTCGCGACAAGAAATAA
- the hyi gene encoding hydroxypyruvate isomerase, with translation MPRFAANLSMLFTEQDFLARFDAAAKAGFSGVEYLFPYDFSSAEIKARLDANGLTQVLFNLPAGDWAKGERGIACLPDRVEEFRAGVDLAIAYAQVLGNTQVNCLAGIRPQGVDDATVEKTFVANLKYAADKLQAVGIKLVMEAINTRDIPGFYLNNTAQALSIREQVGSANLFLQYDIYHMQIMEGDLARTLQSHLGEINHVQLADNPGRNEPGTGEINYRFLFEHLDRIGYQGWVGCEYKPLTTTEAGLGWLKSHNAI, from the coding sequence ATGCCGCGTTTCGCAGCCAACCTGTCCATGCTGTTCACCGAACAGGATTTCCTTGCCCGTTTCGACGCCGCCGCCAAGGCTGGTTTCAGTGGTGTTGAATACCTGTTCCCGTACGACTTCAGCTCTGCCGAAATCAAGGCCAGGCTCGACGCCAACGGTCTGACCCAAGTGCTGTTCAACCTGCCGGCCGGTGACTGGGCCAAGGGCGAGCGCGGGATTGCCTGCTTGCCGGATCGGGTTGAAGAGTTTCGCGCCGGTGTCGATCTGGCGATTGCCTACGCACAAGTGCTGGGCAACACCCAGGTCAACTGCCTGGCCGGTATTCGTCCACAAGGCGTGGACGATGCCACCGTGGAAAAGACCTTCGTCGCCAACCTCAAATATGCCGCCGACAAGCTGCAAGCCGTCGGCATCAAACTGGTGATGGAAGCGATCAACACCCGCGACATCCCGGGTTTCTACCTGAACAACACGGCGCAAGCCCTGTCGATTCGCGAGCAGGTCGGCAGCGCCAATCTGTTCCTGCAATACGACATCTATCACATGCAAATCATGGAAGGCGATCTGGCCCGCACCCTGCAATCGCACCTGGGCGAGATCAACCATGTGCAACTCGCGGACAACCCGGGGCGCAACGAACCAGGTACCGGCGAAATCAACTACCGCTTCCTGTTCGAACACCTTGACCGCATCGGTTATCAGGGTTGGGTTGGCTGTGAATACAAGCCACTGACCACCACCGAAGCAGGCCTCGGCTGGCTGAAGTCGCACAACGCAATCTGA
- the gcl gene encoding glyoxylate carboligase, with product MSKMRAIEAAVLVMRREGVDTAFGIPGAAINPLYSALQKVGGIDHVLARHVEGASHMAEGYTRTKAGNIGVCIGTSGPAGTDMVTGLYSASADSIPILCITGQAPRARMHKEDFQAVDITSIVKPVTKWATTVLEPGQVPYAFQKAFFEMRSGRPGPVLIDLPFDVQMAEIEFDIDAYQPLPLAKPTATRVQVEKALALLDQAERPLLVAGGGIINADASDLLVEFAELTGIPVIPTLMGWGTIPDDHPLMVGMVGLQTSHRYGNATMLKSDVVLGIGNRWANRHTGSVDVYTEGRKFIHVDIEGTQIGRVFTPDLGIVSDAAAALTVFIEVAREWQAAGKLKNRSAWLQDCQQRKASLHRKTHFDNVPVKPQRVYEEMNQVFGKDTCYVSTIGLSQIAGAQFLHVYKPRHWINCGQAGPLGWTIPAALGVVKADPSRKVVALSGDYDFQFMIEELAVGAQFKLPYIHVVVNNSYLGLIRQAQRGFEMDYCVQLSFDNLNAPELNGYGVDHVAVAEGLGCKALRVFEPSEIAPALRKAEQLIEEFKVPVIVEIILERVTNISMGTEINAVNEFEDLALVGNDAPTAISLLD from the coding sequence ATGAGCAAAATGAGAGCAATCGAAGCCGCCGTTCTGGTGATGCGCCGTGAAGGGGTTGATACCGCTTTTGGCATCCCGGGCGCTGCCATCAATCCGCTGTACTCCGCCTTGCAGAAAGTCGGTGGCATCGATCACGTCCTCGCTCGCCACGTTGAAGGCGCCTCGCACATGGCCGAGGGTTACACCCGCACCAAGGCCGGCAACATCGGCGTGTGCATCGGGACTTCCGGCCCTGCCGGTACCGATATGGTCACCGGGCTCTACAGCGCCTCGGCCGACTCGATTCCAATCCTTTGCATTACCGGCCAGGCACCCCGCGCTCGTATGCACAAGGAAGACTTCCAGGCTGTCGACATCACCAGCATCGTCAAGCCAGTGACCAAGTGGGCGACCACTGTTCTGGAACCGGGCCAGGTGCCGTACGCGTTCCAGAAAGCATTCTTTGAAATGCGCTCCGGTCGTCCAGGCCCTGTACTGATCGACCTGCCGTTCGACGTGCAGATGGCCGAAATCGAATTCGATATCGATGCCTACCAGCCATTGCCGCTGGCCAAACCGACCGCTACCCGCGTTCAAGTCGAGAAGGCTTTGGCCTTGCTTGATCAGGCCGAGCGTCCATTGCTGGTGGCCGGTGGCGGCATCATCAACGCCGACGCCAGCGATTTGCTGGTCGAGTTCGCCGAACTCACCGGCATCCCGGTCATCCCGACCCTGATGGGCTGGGGCACCATCCCGGACGATCACCCGTTGATGGTCGGCATGGTCGGTCTGCAGACTTCGCACCGCTACGGCAACGCGACGATGCTCAAATCCGACGTGGTGCTGGGCATCGGCAACCGCTGGGCCAACCGTCACACCGGTTCGGTGGACGTTTACACCGAAGGTCGCAAGTTCATTCACGTCGATATCGAAGGCACACAGATCGGCCGTGTATTCACGCCGGACCTGGGTATTGTGTCCGACGCCGCTGCCGCGCTGACCGTGTTCATCGAAGTGGCGCGTGAGTGGCAAGCCGCCGGCAAGCTGAAAAACCGCAGTGCCTGGTTGCAGGATTGCCAGCAGCGCAAAGCCAGCCTGCACCGCAAGACCCACTTCGACAACGTGCCGGTCAAACCGCAGCGCGTTTATGAAGAGATGAACCAAGTATTCGGCAAAGACACCTGCTACGTCAGCACCATTGGTCTGTCGCAGATTGCCGGCGCGCAGTTCCTGCACGTCTACAAGCCGCGTCACTGGATCAACTGCGGTCAGGCAGGCCCTCTGGGCTGGACCATTCCGGCTGCACTGGGCGTGGTCAAGGCCGATCCGAGCCGCAAAGTCGTGGCCCTGTCGGGGGACTATGACTTCCAGTTCATGATCGAAGAACTGGCGGTCGGCGCTCAGTTCAAACTGCCTTACATCCACGTCGTGGTGAACAACTCGTACCTGGGGCTGATCCGTCAGGCCCAGCGCGGATTCGAAATGGACTACTGCGTGCAGTTGTCCTTCGATAACCTGAACGCGCCGGAACTCAACGGTTACGGTGTTGACCACGTCGCAGTCGCCGAAGGCCTGGGCTGCAAGGCACTGCGTGTGTTCGAACCGTCGGAAATCGCCCCTGCCCTGCGCAAGGCCGAACAGTTGATCGAAGAGTTCAAGGTGCCGGTAATCGTCGAGATCATTCTGGAGCGTGTGACCAACATCTCCATGGGGACCGAGATCAACGCCGTCAACGAATTCGAAGACCTGGCGCTGGTCGGCAACGATGCGCCAACGGCGATTTCGCTGCTCGACTGA
- a CDS encoding heme-binding protein, whose translation MSALTLKVAVNLVNEAISVGRGISAAPLTIAVLDTGGHLITLQREDGASLLRPQIAIGKAWGAIALGKGSRLLALDAQQRPAFIAALNSMGQGSVVPAPGGVLIRDQAGEVLGAIGISGDLSDIDEQVAIKAVEALDLKADAGVAS comes from the coding sequence ATGAGCGCTTTAACCTTGAAAGTCGCAGTCAACCTGGTCAACGAAGCCATCAGCGTCGGGCGCGGCATCAGCGCTGCGCCGCTGACCATCGCGGTACTCGATACCGGCGGCCACCTGATCACCCTGCAACGCGAAGACGGCGCCAGCCTGCTGCGCCCGCAGATCGCCATCGGCAAAGCCTGGGGCGCCATCGCCCTGGGCAAAGGCTCACGCCTGCTGGCACTCGACGCCCAACAACGCCCGGCCTTCATCGCCGCACTCAACAGCATGGGCCAGGGCAGCGTCGTGCCGGCCCCGGGCGGTGTATTGATCCGTGATCAGGCGGGGGAGGTATTGGGGGCGATCGGGATTAGCGGTGATCTGTCGGATATTGATGAGCAGGTAGCGATCAAAGCTGTTGAAGCGCTGGATCTGAAGGCGGATGCGGGGGTGGCTTCTTGA
- a CDS encoding transposase has protein sequence MPDLPASHRLRAGRYAEPNRIYLLTTNTLDREPIFTDFALGRLVVHQFQRAENLGLANSLAWVVMPDHFHWLVELENCSLKKLMRETKSLITREVNMSINRKGPLWQQGFHDRALRREEDLVKMARYVVANPLRAGLVEKIGDYPLWDSVWL, from the coding sequence TTGCCTGATCTTCCTGCTTCACATCGTCTGCGAGCCGGCCGCTACGCGGAGCCAAATAGAATCTATCTACTGACAACCAATACACTTGATCGAGAACCGATCTTTACCGATTTCGCATTGGGCAGATTGGTGGTTCATCAATTTCAGCGGGCAGAAAATCTGGGATTAGCGAACTCACTGGCCTGGGTTGTCATGCCAGATCATTTTCACTGGCTGGTCGAACTGGAAAATTGTTCACTCAAAAAATTGATGCGCGAAACCAAGTCGCTGATTACGCGAGAAGTGAATATGTCCATCAACCGGAAAGGTCCGCTTTGGCAGCAGGGTTTTCACGACCGTGCGCTGCGGCGGGAGGAGGATCTGGTGAAAATGGCGCGATATGTCGTGGCTAACCCTCTGAGGGCGGGCTTGGTCGAAAAGATTGGCGACTATCCGCTGTGGGATTCAGTTTGGCTTTAG
- a CDS encoding TetR/AcrR family transcriptional regulator: MSTIRERNKELILRAASEEFADKGFAATKTSDIAAKAGLPKPNVYYYFKSKENLYREVLESIIVPILQASTPFNADGVPSEVLSGYIRSKIRISRDLPFASKVFASEIMHGAPHLSADLVEQLNGQAKHNIDCIQTWIDRGQIAPIDPNHLMFSIWAATQTYADFDWQISAITGKDKLDEADYEAAAQTIIRLVLKGCEPD, encoded by the coding sequence ATGAGCACAATCCGCGAGCGCAACAAAGAACTGATCCTGCGTGCCGCCAGTGAGGAGTTTGCCGACAAGGGCTTCGCTGCGACCAAAACCAGCGATATCGCCGCCAAGGCAGGACTGCCCAAGCCCAACGTCTACTACTACTTCAAGTCCAAGGAAAACCTCTACCGCGAGGTACTGGAAAGCATCATCGTGCCGATCCTGCAGGCCTCGACGCCGTTCAACGCGGACGGCGTGCCGAGCGAAGTGCTCAGCGGCTACATCCGCTCGAAGATCCGCATCTCCCGCGACCTGCCCTTCGCCTCCAAGGTGTTCGCCAGCGAAATCATGCACGGCGCCCCGCACCTGAGCGCTGATCTGGTCGAGCAACTCAACGGCCAGGCCAAGCACAACATCGACTGCATCCAGACCTGGATCGACCGCGGCCAGATCGCCCCGATCGACCCCAACCATCTGATGTTCAGCATCTGGGCCGCAACCCAGACCTACGCCGACTTCGACTGGCAGATCTCTGCGATCACCGGCAAGGACAAGCTGGACGAGGCCGATTATGAAGCGGCGGCGCAGACGATTATCCGGTTGGTGCTTAAAGGGTGTGAGCCGGACTGA